The Falco naumanni isolate bFalNau1 chromosome 1, bFalNau1.pat, whole genome shotgun sequence genome window below encodes:
- the TLR2 gene encoding toll-like receptor 2 isoform X3: MMTRIWQVWAIYIIFAANLSEEQVLKQACPSCGATEVCNCSARGLDFIPPGLTGKITVLNLAHNRIKRIQSQDLQQAVNLRALLLQSNNISSIDVDSFHSLGKLELLDLSNNSLAYLYPAWFGQLFSLQHLHLQGNSYRDLGESSPFSSLRNLSSLHLGNPWFSTIRQGNFEGIALLDKLWIDGGNLSQYEPGSLKSFKKINHMIINTRSINVFSAIVTDLLHSVTWLEVRKIAFSIPAEIHLLKVMSSSFAKKISFKQTLLTDATVPDIVSILADMPKLVELEIIDCRLLGTGRWEAQILANQSQTLRVLTIEKLSIEEFYLFTDLHTVEGLLSLVTKLTVENTKVFLVPCQLSKHLLSLQYLDLSANLLGDPSLEHSACKGGWPSLQTLNLSQNSLSDLEITSKSLSHLRNLILLDISQNNFGEMPDICEWPENLKYLNLSSTQISEVTACIPPTLEVLDISANNLRGFELQLPFLKELYLTKNQLKTLPGAVPIPNIVVMSVRRNKLNSLSKEEFVSFKKMELLDASDNSFICSCEFLFFIHHQAEIAQVLVGWPDEYICDSPLAVRGAQVGAVHLSLMECHRSLVVSLICAVVFLVILVLVAVGYKYHAVWYLRMTWAWLQAKRKPKRAPPKDICYDAFVSYSENDSDWVENIMVRELEQACPPFRLCLHKRDFVPGKWIVDNIIDSIEKSHKTLFVLSEHFVQSEWCKYELDFSHFRLFDENNDAAILVLLEPIQSKAIPRRFCKLRKIMNTKTYLEWPLEEDRQEMFWFNLKIALKS; the protein is encoded by the coding sequence ATGATGACACGCATTTGGCAAGTGTGGGCTATCTACATAATCTTCGCTGCAAACCTCTCTGAAGAGCAAGTGCTGAAGCAGGCTTGTCCTTCATGCGGTGCCACTGAGGTTTGCAACTGCTCTGCCAGGGGCTTGGACTTCATTCCCCCAGGGCTCACGGGCAAAATCACAGTGTTAAACCTGGCCCACAACAGGATAAAGCGCATCCAGTCCCAGgacctgcagcaggctgtgaacctgagagccctgctgctgcagtccaACAACATCAGCTCCATAGATGTGGACTCATTCCACTCCCTCGGGAAACTGGAGCTCTTGGACTTGTCAAATAACAGCTTGGCTTACTTGTACCCTGCGTGGTTTGGGCAGCTTTTTtcactccagcacctccaccTTCAAGGGAATTCCTACAGAGACCTGGGGGAAAGCTCCCCCTTCTCTAGCCTGAGAAACCTGAGCTCTCTCCACCTGGGCAACCCCTGGTTCTCCACGATAAGGCAAGGGAACTTTGAGGGCATTGCGCTTCTCGACAAACTGTGGATTGATGGTGGCAACCTCAGTCAGTACGAGCCGGGAAGTTTGAAATCATTTAAGAAGATAAATCACATGATCATAAACACAAGAAGTATTAATGTATTCTCAGCAATTGTCACGGACCTTCTCCACTCTGTCACTTGGttagaagtgagaaaaatagCATTTAGTATACCTGCTGAAATTCACCTGTTGAAAGTCATGTCATcttcttttgcaaagaaaatttcttttaaacagaccTTATTAACAGATGCTACTGTGCCTGATATTGTCAGCATTTTAGCAGACATGCCAAAATTAGTGGAGTTAGAGATTATAGACTGCAGACTCTTGGGTACTGGACGATGGGAAGCACAAATTCTAGCAAACCAGTCACAGACTTTAAGAGTTCTGACAATAGAGAAATTATCTATAgaagaattttatttgtttacagaTCTCCATACTGTGGAAGGTCTATTATCTCTTGTTACGAAACTAACAGTTGAAAATACTAAGGTGTTTTTGGTACCGTGCCAGCTTTCAAAACATCTTCTGTCATTACAGTATCTTGACCTTAGTGCAAATTTGCTTGGAGACCCGAGTTTGGAGCATTCAGCCTGTAAGGGTGGCTGGCCCTCATTGCAAACTTTAAATCTAAGTCAGAATTCACTCAGTGACTTAGAAATCACAAGTAAAAGTTTGTCTCATCTAAGAAACCTAATTCTCTTAGACATtagccaaaataattttggtgaGATGCCAGACATATGTGAATGgccagaaaacctgaaatatttgaatCTCTCCAGCACTCAAATATCTGAGGTCACCGCTTGCATTCCCCCAACGCTGGAAGTTCTGGACATTAGCGCTAACAACCTGAGGGGGTTTGAACTGCAACTGCCTTTTCTCAAAGAGCTGTACCTCACCAAAAACCAGCTGAAGACCTTGCCTGGTGCCGTGCCCATTCCAAACATAGTGGTTATGTCAGTCAGAAGAAACAAGCTCAACAGCTTGTCCAAGGAAGAGTTTGTGTCCTTCAAGAAAATGGAGCTGCTGGATGCCAGCGACAACAGCTTCATCTGTTCCTGTGAATTCCTCTTCTTCATCCACCACCAGGCCGAGATAGCCCAGGTGCTGGTGGGGTGGCCGGATGAGTACATCTGTGACTCTCCGCTGGCCGTGAGAGGGGCACAGGTTGGAGCTGTGCACCTCTCCCTGATGGAGTGCCACAGGTCCCTCGTGGTGTCGTTGATCTGCGCCGTGGTCTTCCTGGTCATCCTCGTGCTCGTGGCTGTGGGCTACAAGTACCACGCGGTCTGGTACCTGCGAATGACCTGGGCATGGCTCCAAGCCAAGCGGAAGCCCAAGCGAGCCCCGCCAAAGGACATCTGCTACGACGCTTTTGTCTCCTACAGCGAGAATGACTCCGACTGGGTGGAAAACATCATGGtgcgggagctggagcaggccTGCCCCCCGTTCCGGCTCTGCCTTCATAAGCGGGACTTTGTGCCCGGGAAGTGGATAGTGGACAACATCATTGACTCCATCGAGAAGAGCCACAAGACGCTCTTTGTGCTATCCGAGCACTTTGTGCAGAGCGAGTGGTGCAAATACGAGCTGGACTTCTCACACTTCCGCCTCTTTGACGAGAACAACGATGCGGCGATTCTCGTCCTCCTGGAGCCCATCCAGAGCAAAGCAATTCCCAGGAGGTTCTGCAAGCTGCGCAAGATCATGAACACAAAGACCTACCTGGAATGGCCTCTTGAAGAAGATCGGCAGGAGATGTTTTGGTTTAATCTGAAAATAGCTCTGAAATCCTAG
- the TLR2 gene encoding toll-like receptor 2 isoform X2 — protein sequence MFNQMKYKSRTTHNWQVWAIYMIFAANLSEEQVLKQACPSCGATEVCNCSARGLDFIPPGLTGKITVLNLAHNRIKRIQSQDLQQAVNLRALLLQSNNISSIDVDSFHSLGKLELLDLSNNSLAYLYPAWFGQLFSLQHLHLQGNSYRDLGESSPFSSLRNLSSLHLGNPWFSTIRQGNFEGIALLDKLWIDGGNLSQYEPGSLKSFKKINHMIINTRSINVFSAIVTDLLHSVTWLEVRKIAFSIPAEIHLLKVMSSSFAKKISFKQTLLTDATVPDIVSILADMPKLVELEIIDCRLLGTGRWEAQILANQSQTLRVLTIEKLSIEEFYLFTDLHTVEGLLSLVTKLTVENTKVFLVPCQLSKHLLSLQYLDLSANLLGDPSLEHSACKGGWPSLQTLNLSQNSLSDLEITSKSLSHLRNLILLDISQNNFGEMPDICEWPENLKYLNLSSTQISEVTACIPPTLEVLDISANNLRGFELQLPFLKELYLTKNQLKTLPGAVPIPNIVVMSVRRNKLNSLSKEEFVSFKKMELLDASDNSFICSCEFLFFIHHQAEIAQVLVGWPDEYICDSPLAVRGAQVGAVHLSLMECHRSLVVSLICAVVFLVILVLVAVGYKYHAVWYLRMTWAWLQAKRKPKRAPPKDICYDAFVSYSENDSDWVENIMVRELEQACPPFRLCLHKRDFVPGKWIVDNIIDSIEKSHKTLFVLSEHFVQSEWCKYELDFSHFRLFDENNDAAILVLLEPIQSKAIPRRFCKLRKIMNTKTYLEWPLEEDRQEMFWFNLKIALKS from the coding sequence GTGCTGAAGCAGGCTTGTCCTTCATGCGGTGCCACTGAGGTTTGCAACTGCTCTGCCAGGGGCTTGGACTTCATTCCCCCAGGGCTCACGGGCAAAATCACAGTGTTAAACCTGGCCCACAACAGGATAAAGCGCATCCAGTCCCAGgacctgcagcaggctgtgaacctgagagccctgctgctgcagtccaACAACATCAGCTCCATAGATGTGGACTCATTCCACTCCCTCGGGAAACTGGAGCTCTTGGACTTGTCAAATAACAGCTTGGCTTACTTGTACCCTGCGTGGTTTGGGCAGCTTTTTtcactccagcacctccaccTTCAAGGGAATTCCTACAGAGACCTGGGGGAAAGCTCCCCCTTCTCTAGCCTGAGAAACCTGAGCTCTCTCCACCTGGGCAACCCCTGGTTCTCCACGATAAGGCAAGGGAACTTTGAGGGCATTGCGCTTCTCGACAAACTGTGGATTGATGGTGGCAACCTCAGTCAGTACGAGCCGGGAAGTTTGAAATCATTTAAGAAGATAAATCACATGATCATAAACACAAGAAGTATTAATGTATTCTCAGCAATTGTCACGGACCTTCTCCACTCTGTCACTTGGttagaagtgagaaaaatagCATTTAGTATACCTGCTGAAATTCACCTGTTGAAAGTCATGTCATcttcttttgcaaagaaaatttcttttaaacagaccTTATTAACAGATGCTACTGTGCCTGATATTGTCAGCATTTTAGCAGACATGCCAAAATTAGTGGAGTTAGAGATTATAGACTGCAGACTCTTGGGTACTGGACGATGGGAAGCACAAATTCTAGCAAACCAGTCACAGACTTTAAGAGTTCTGACAATAGAGAAATTATCTATAgaagaattttatttgtttacagaTCTCCATACTGTGGAAGGTCTATTATCTCTTGTTACGAAACTAACAGTTGAAAATACTAAGGTGTTTTTGGTACCGTGCCAGCTTTCAAAACATCTTCTGTCATTACAGTATCTTGACCTTAGTGCAAATTTGCTTGGAGACCCGAGTTTGGAGCATTCAGCCTGTAAGGGTGGCTGGCCCTCATTGCAAACTTTAAATCTAAGTCAGAATTCACTCAGTGACTTAGAAATCACAAGTAAAAGTTTGTCTCATCTAAGAAACCTAATTCTCTTAGACATtagccaaaataattttggtgaGATGCCAGACATATGTGAATGgccagaaaacctgaaatatttgaatCTCTCCAGCACTCAAATATCTGAGGTCACCGCTTGCATTCCCCCAACGCTGGAAGTTCTGGACATTAGCGCTAACAACCTGAGGGGGTTTGAACTGCAACTGCCTTTTCTCAAAGAGCTGTACCTCACCAAAAACCAGCTGAAGACCTTGCCTGGTGCCGTGCCCATTCCAAACATAGTGGTTATGTCAGTCAGAAGAAACAAGCTCAACAGCTTGTCCAAGGAAGAGTTTGTGTCCTTCAAGAAAATGGAGCTGCTGGATGCCAGCGACAACAGCTTCATCTGTTCCTGTGAATTCCTCTTCTTCATCCACCACCAGGCCGAGATAGCCCAGGTGCTGGTGGGGTGGCCGGATGAGTACATCTGTGACTCTCCGCTGGCCGTGAGAGGGGCACAGGTTGGAGCTGTGCACCTCTCCCTGATGGAGTGCCACAGGTCCCTCGTGGTGTCGTTGATCTGCGCCGTGGTCTTCCTGGTCATCCTCGTGCTCGTGGCTGTGGGCTACAAGTACCACGCGGTCTGGTACCTGCGAATGACCTGGGCATGGCTCCAAGCCAAGCGGAAGCCCAAGCGAGCCCCGCCAAAGGACATCTGCTACGACGCTTTTGTCTCCTACAGCGAGAATGACTCCGACTGGGTGGAAAACATCATGGtgcgggagctggagcaggccTGCCCCCCGTTCCGGCTCTGCCTTCATAAGCGGGACTTTGTGCCCGGGAAGTGGATAGTGGACAACATCATTGACTCCATCGAGAAGAGCCACAAGACGCTCTTTGTGCTATCCGAGCACTTTGTGCAGAGCGAGTGGTGCAAATACGAGCTGGACTTCTCACACTTCCGCCTCTTTGACGAGAACAACGATGCGGCGATTCTCGTCCTCCTGGAGCCCATCCAGAGCAAAGCAATTCCCAGGAGGTTCTGCAAGCTGCGCAAGATCATGAACACAAAGACCTACCTGGAATGGCCTCTTGAAGAAGATCGGCAGGAGATGTTTTGGTTTAATCTGAAAATAGCTCTGAAATCCTAG